The following proteins come from a genomic window of Deltaproteobacteria bacterium:
- the ruvB gene encoding Holliday junction branch migration DNA helicase RuvB, whose protein sequence is MADLGASSTDGVREELFSRANSRFGDVASSRAIIDASLELGIDVDGFQKSLRPTRLAEFIGQQRVCDNLSLAIAAAKRRNEPLDHVLFHGPPGLGKTSLAHIVAKEMGVQFKATSGPVLERPGDLAAILSSLEGGSVLFIDEIHRLSRVVEEILYPAMEDFQIDIIIGQGPAARSVKLFLKPFTLVAATTRTGLLTSPLRNRFGIVERMEFYTADDLSEIIGRSSVLLDTRIETEGMREIATCARGTPRIANRLLKRVRDFAQERADSLITKDVARQAMKLLEIDENGLDRMDRELLLTIIDKFSGGPVGLDTLAAAIGEEKDTIEDVYEPYLLQQGFLMRTPRGREATAMAYEYFKRIKQSGDAEKKVNFQQCSFW, encoded by the coding sequence ATGGCGGATTTAGGCGCTAGTTCTACTGACGGCGTGAGGGAAGAACTCTTTTCTCGTGCTAACAGTAGATTTGGCGATGTTGCCAGCAGCCGCGCCATAATCGACGCTTCCTTAGAACTGGGCATAGATGTAGATGGTTTTCAAAAGAGCCTTCGTCCAACAAGACTTGCTGAGTTTATAGGTCAGCAGCGCGTTTGCGATAACTTGTCGTTAGCTATCGCTGCCGCTAAGCGACGAAACGAACCGCTGGATCACGTTCTTTTTCACGGACCGCCGGGATTGGGAAAGACTTCCTTAGCTCATATAGTTGCTAAAGAAATGGGAGTGCAGTTTAAAGCTACTTCGGGTCCAGTTCTCGAAAGACCGGGCGATTTAGCGGCTATTTTGTCTAGCCTCGAAGGTGGCTCAGTGTTGTTCATCGATGAAATTCACCGCTTGAGCCGAGTTGTAGAAGAAATACTCTATCCCGCTATGGAAGACTTTCAGATCGACATCATTATAGGTCAGGGACCGGCGGCGCGTTCTGTAAAACTTTTCCTCAAACCCTTTACGCTCGTCGCCGCTACCACTAGAACCGGTTTGCTGACTTCTCCACTGCGAAACCGTTTTGGCATAGTAGAGCGAATGGAGTTCTATACGGCTGATGATTTGTCGGAGATTATTGGGCGATCTTCTGTACTTCTAGATACTAGGATTGAGACTGAGGGAATGCGCGAAATTGCTACCTGTGCTCGCGGAACTCCTCGAATCGCAAATCGCTTGCTAAAGCGAGTCAGGGATTTTGCACAGGAAAGGGCCGACTCACTAATTACCAAAGACGTCGCGCGACAAGCCATGAAATTGTTAGAAATTGACGAAAATGGCTTAGACCGCATGGACCGAGAGTTATTGCTTACTATTATAGACAAGTTTTCCGGTGGGCCTGTTGGACTCGACACTTTGGCCGCAGCGATCGGCGAAGAGAAAGATACTATTGAAGATGTGTACGAGCCATACCTATTGCAGCAAGGTTTTTTGATGCGCACGCCACGTGGCCGAGAAGCTACCGCTATGGCATACGAATATTTTAAGCGCATCAAGCAAAGTGGCGACGCAGAGAAAAAAGTCAATTTTCAACAATGCAGTTTTTGGTAG